A segment of the Synechococcus sp. MEDNS5 genome:
ATCCATTGAATATAATTGAATTCACTGATTGCTTTAATGATGTAAAGCCTGTTCTGTAGACGACAAATCCGGTCGAATGGCTGATTTTTCAAGGGATACTGTAAATTAAATGACACTTGAATGATCAATGCAATCAATGGTGAGAGATTGACGATCTAGAAAGAATGAAGAGCTAATCTCCAGATTTGATGACAGTGATTGATGTTAAGGGAAATCTCAAGTTTGAGGTTATCACATTTACCGAGAATCTAGAAGCGTCTTACATTATCTTTCAGGTATTGTGATAGCCATTTGGGTTCATGGACTTGATACATTAAATTGTAATGTCTGTCGTTAACAAGCACATAAATTCATGAACTTACATGTATTCCATTAAGTGAGAAAATTCATGACTAACTTAACTTGTACGCAACCCTGTGACGACATCAAAATGAAAAACTTTTGATTTATCCCATTGCACGAAGACACGTTCAGGACAATTAAATGATGGTTCCACGACCATTCTTAACTCGCCTTCTGCTGATTCAAGATAAAGAAGTTGTGTGTTGCCGAGCCATTCTCGTGCAATCAGACGACAGGCTAAGCCTGAATCGCAAATTTTAAGATGTTCCGGACGAATTGCCAGAATCTGACTCTGGCGCGGCTTTAGGCAATTAATCTGGGGACGACCCAAAAACTGAGCGACAAAAAGTGAAGACGGGTTTTGGTACAGGTTAATCGGTGTATCTAGCTGTTCTATAATCCCCTGATTGAGAATCGCAATCTTGTTAGCTATAGCCAACGCCTCACTTTGATCGTGCGTGACATAGACAGTTGGTTTTTCTTGATTCAGAATAAGCTTCCGAAGCTCAGGTCTGATCTGTTCACGTAATTGAGCATCCAAATTACTCATTGGCTCATCAAGTAAATAGACCTTTGCATCTCTAAGCAATGCACGAGCTAAAGCCACCCTTTGCCTTTGGCCACCAGATAATGCTGAAGGTTGATGGTATGCTCGATCAGCTAACTGCACAACATCAAGAATATGCTTTATCCTTCGACTTCTTTGTTCCGAGCGCACACCGCGAATACGTAGACCTAGCTCGAGGTTCTCGTAGATTGTTAAATGAGGAAGAAGGGCATAACTTTGGAAGACCATACCCACTGCCCGATCAGATGGTTTGGATGTAGTGACATCACGGTTCTCAATTTTGATTCTGCCATGTTGACACTCATCCAATCCTGCGATCAATCGAAGTGTCGAGCTTTTTCCACAACCACTTGGTCCCACAAGAACAAGACATTCGTCCTGTTTCACTGAGAATGTTAAATTACGAACAATCCAATTCGAATTAATTTGACGTCCAACAGAATCAAGTTCAAGTGTCATCCTTTAACAGCTCCACTCGTGAGGCCTGAAACAATTGGCTTTTGAAAAATAATCACTAGCAGTATGAGTGGAATTGCACCCAAAACAGTGACAGCGGCATACGCACCGTAGGGTACTGAATGGATTGATGAACCAGCAATACGTGCCATTGCAACTGGCAGAGTAAGTTTCGACTGATCACTAATCCATGTTAAAGCAATTGGGTATTCATTCCATGAGAACAGGAAAATCAAAATCGCAGTGCTAGCTAGAGCTGGGGCCAATAATGGTATGTAGATCCAGCGAAAACGATTCAATAACGATAGTCCCTCAACCCGTGCGGCGTCATCCAATTCAGATGGAATCGCTGCAAAAGCACTTCCTAACAATAAAATAGCAAGTGGTTGAGACAAAGCTGCATAGGGCAGAGCTAGTGCAAATAGACTGTTGCCTAATGATAGTGTTCTAGCAATTTCGAGCAAGGCTAAGAACAACAAAACATATGGAAATAATGCACAACCAATAAGAACCATGCGAACTATATTTGATTTTGCAGTTGGCATTTTACTCAGTGAATATGCTGCAGGAAGAGCAACTAATAATGTTAAGAGTGTTGAGAGTGCCCCAACAAAAAAACTATTCCATAAGTATAGGAAAAACGGAGGATTTGATGATATAACACTTCGGTAGTGCTGCAGCGTCCAACGGCCTGCTAATTCAGCAAATGGTGTTACCAATGCTTGATCAGTAGAAAAAGAAGTGTACAACTGCCAAAGCAGTGGTGCTGATGACCATAAAAGAAGAATGAAAATCGGTACTGTTCTTAATTTCATTCTGTCACCGTCAGTGATCGTTGTTGGTTCAAAATGAGTAATAACCACCAACTGAATCCGACGACTGTAGATAATAGGATAAAGCTAGCGATCATAATAGTCGCGCTATAGCCAAAATCTAGAAACCGAAGGGCATTCCAGTAGGCATACAAAGCGATACTCTCTGTACTACTTGCAGGGCCTCCACCAGTCATTACTTGAACAAGATCAAAAACCCCAAATGCTTGAGCTAGCCTAAACATCGCTGCTAACCCCAGGTAGGGTTTCAAAAGTGGCAATGTGATTCTGCGGAAACAGGTCCAAGACGATCCGCCCTCAAGAGTACAAGCTTCATAAAGATCACCAGGAATACTTTGTAATCCAGCGAGCATAATCAGGGCCACGAATGGTGTTGTCTTCCAGACGTCCGCATAAACTAATCCCATCCAGGCAATGGACGGATTACCTAGAATATTTAGAGACAAATCCCAAGCTGTGGATGTGAATTGATCAAACGGACCATATGGTGTATTGAATATCCATCGCCAGCCGAGCGCCATCACAGTTGTCGGCAAGGCCCAAGGAATTAATGATACAGAGCGAATTACACCTCTCTTCCTCATTGGTTGGTTGAGTAGCAAAGCGATGACGAGTCCTAAGACAAGCTCTATGCCAACAGATGCAATCGCAAATCGCATGGTCTGACTCAAATCCTGCCAATATCGATGATCGTTCATTAAACGAATCCAATTGGCTCCGCCGTTGGCTACCGGTTGTAGGCCTGTAAGAACAGAGTCAGCATGGAAGCTCAACCATGCATAGCGCATCAATGGCAGACCAAACACACTGACGAGCAACAGCATAGAAGGGACCAACAAATAAAAGACAATCATTGAATACCTCCACCTGCAGCACTTATGATTTGCTCAGAGAAAATCTGGGCATTCTTCATGCTTGACTTTGCCTCAATCTCGTCTGTGAATGATGCACTTAAACTACGTTGAAGTACATCACTCAGCTGTGCATATACCGGAGTCTCGGGCCGCATTTTGGCAATTGATAATGCTCCATACAACTTGGCTAGATATGGGTATTCATTCAATAAATCCTCGTTTTGATAGATGGATTTTAGGGTTGGTGTGTAACCGTACTCAGTAAAAAGTTCTACCTGGGCCTCATTTGTTGTTAAATACTTGAACGCTTTAATTGCTGCATCTTTATGCTTTGATCCCTTGAGAAGACTAAAACCCCAGCTTCCTATTGTCGAGGCTTGCGAGACTCCTGGAATCGAAACCATGGTTGAAATTCCAACATGTCCGCGCACTTGACTATCCTCCTTTTGCAATTCCGCCCATGCATAGGGCCAGTTGCGCATCAATGCACTATCACCTGATTTAAAACTTTGAAGTGCTTCGGATTCTGCATAATTGGTGACAGCTCTTGGGCTGATTCCGCTG
Coding sequences within it:
- a CDS encoding ABC transporter ATP-binding protein; this encodes MTLELDSVGRQINSNWIVRNLTFSVKQDECLVLVGPSGCGKSSTLRLIAGLDECQHGRIKIENRDVTTSKPSDRAVGMVFQSYALLPHLTIYENLELGLRIRGVRSEQRSRRIKHILDVVQLADRAYHQPSALSGGQRQRVALARALLRDAKVYLLDEPMSNLDAQLREQIRPELRKLILNQEKPTVYVTHDQSEALAIANKIAILNQGIIEQLDTPINLYQNPSSLFVAQFLGRPQINCLKPRQSQILAIRPEHLKICDSGLACRLIAREWLGNTQLLYLESAEGELRMVVEPSFNCPERVFVQWDKSKVFHFDVVTGLRTS
- a CDS encoding carbohydrate ABC transporter permease → MKLRTVPIFILLLWSSAPLLWQLYTSFSTDQALVTPFAELAGRWTLQHYRSVISSNPPFFLYLWNSFFVGALSTLLTLLVALPAAYSLSKMPTAKSNIVRMVLIGCALFPYVLLFLALLEIARTLSLGNSLFALALPYAALSQPLAILLLGSAFAAIPSELDDAARVEGLSLLNRFRWIYIPLLAPALASTAILIFLFSWNEYPIALTWISDQSKLTLPVAMARIAGSSIHSVPYGAYAAVTVLGAIPLILLVIIFQKPIVSGLTSGAVKG
- a CDS encoding carbohydrate ABC transporter permease is translated as MLLLVSVFGLPLMRYAWLSFHADSVLTGLQPVANGGANWIRLMNDHRYWQDLSQTMRFAIASVGIELVLGLVIALLLNQPMRKRGVIRSVSLIPWALPTTVMALGWRWIFNTPYGPFDQFTSTAWDLSLNILGNPSIAWMGLVYADVWKTTPFVALIMLAGLQSIPGDLYEACTLEGGSSWTCFRRITLPLLKPYLGLAAMFRLAQAFGVFDLVQVMTGGGPASSTESIALYAYWNALRFLDFGYSATIMIASFILLSTVVGFSWWLLLILNQQRSLTVTE